From the genome of Blautia pseudococcoides, one region includes:
- a CDS encoding YcxB family protein yields METVELRFQYTQSEYIRAERQYLISSKIIHKYDIALVAVFLLLSVVYMLFTSFSIFSILIFGLIIVVTALGSYLYILMPILKFKQTAKYHEEYTLVFSKETIEFKTQSIESEMKWDIYSALWESHDFYYLIQAPRIYTLIPKRVFKDLNEKRLFEEIVQSRVKTTKHV; encoded by the coding sequence TTGGAAACAGTAGAATTAAGATTTCAATATACTCAAAGTGAATATATAAGAGCAGAAAGGCAATATTTAATTTCTAGTAAAATTATACATAAATATGATATTGCTTTAGTCGCTGTATTTTTGCTGCTGTCGGTAGTTTATATGCTGTTCACCTCTTTTAGCATATTTAGTATTTTAATATTTGGATTGATAATTGTTGTAACTGCATTGGGAAGCTATTTATATATTCTAATGCCTATACTGAAATTCAAGCAAACTGCAAAATATCATGAAGAATATACGCTGGTATTCTCTAAAGAAACAATTGAATTTAAAACACAAAGCATTGAATCAGAAATGAAGTGGGATATTTACTCTGCACTATGGGAAAGCCATGATTTTTATTATTTAATTCAAGCACCACGAATATATACGTTAATTCCAAAAAGAGTTTTTAAAGACCTAAATGAAAAACGGCTATTTGAAGAAATTGTACAATCAAGAGTAAAAACAACAAAACATGTATAA
- the ltrA gene encoding group II intron reverse transcriptase/maturase has translation MSESKQYEIPKKVVIEAYKRVKANKGSAGIDGIDFEQFEKKLNNNLYKIWNRMSSGSYFPSPVLAVEIPKKTGGTRRLGIPTITDRIAQMAARMYVEPVVEPMFCDDSYGYRPNKSAIDAIATARKRCWRYDYVIELDVKGLFDNIDHELLMKVVARHVKEEWICLYIKRWLEIPFVTREGHVIERLSGTPQGGVISPVLANMFLHYVFDMWMERNFPQAPFERYADDGLIHCRTKEEAIFIKEKLANRLEECKLELHPIKTRIVYCKDKDRTREEELTEFDFLGYTFKAVYIMCKDGKIRHNFIASVSNSSSKSFREKIKAMEVHKRTGCKIDIIAEMLNPLIRGWMNYFGKFNPSAMKGTLQCIERRLVKWAMCKYKNFRGRRRRAEKWLYTVRQREPKLFAHWSNLYSYC, from the coding sequence ATGAGCGAGAGCAAACAATACGAAATACCAAAGAAAGTGGTTATTGAAGCTTATAAGAGAGTAAAAGCAAACAAAGGAAGTGCGGGAATTGATGGTATAGATTTTGAACAGTTTGAAAAGAAACTGAATAATAATCTATATAAGATATGGAATCGAATGAGTTCAGGAAGTTATTTTCCATCTCCGGTATTAGCGGTAGAAATACCAAAGAAAACTGGTGGAACCAGGAGATTGGGCATACCAACTATTACAGATAGAATTGCACAGATGGCTGCAAGAATGTATGTAGAACCTGTGGTAGAGCCCATGTTTTGCGATGACTCATATGGGTACAGACCAAACAAGTCTGCAATTGATGCAATAGCAACAGCAAGAAAGCGATGTTGGAGATATGATTATGTCATTGAATTAGATGTAAAAGGATTGTTCGATAACATCGATCATGAACTTCTAATGAAGGTTGTAGCAAGGCATGTAAAAGAAGAATGGATATGTCTCTATATAAAACGATGGCTAGAAATTCCGTTTGTAACAAGAGAGGGGCATGTAATTGAGAGATTGTCTGGGACACCACAAGGAGGAGTAATAAGTCCAGTTTTAGCAAACATGTTTTTGCATTATGTATTCGATATGTGGATGGAAAGAAATTTCCCACAAGCACCATTTGAAAGATATGCGGATGATGGATTAATACATTGCCGTACAAAAGAGGAAGCTATCTTCATAAAAGAAAAGTTAGCAAATAGACTTGAGGAATGTAAGCTAGAACTGCATCCTATTAAAACAAGAATAGTGTATTGTAAGGATAAGGACAGAACCAGGGAGGAAGAACTTACAGAGTTCGATTTTCTTGGTTATACATTCAAAGCAGTATACATCATGTGTAAAGATGGAAAAATCAGACATAACTTTATTGCATCTGTAAGCAACTCTTCATCTAAAAGCTTTCGAGAAAAAATAAAGGCTATGGAAGTTCATAAGAGGACAGGGTGCAAAATAGACATCATAGCAGAAATGCTGAATCCCTTAATTCGTGGTTGGATGAACTATTTTGGTAAGTTCAATCCATCGGCAATGAAGGGAACGTTACAATGTATTGAAAGAAGACTTGTGAAATGGGCTATGTGTAAGTACAAGAACTTTCGAGGTAGACGACGTAGAGCAGAGAAATGGCTCTACACCGTGAGACAGCGAGAGCCAAAACTGTTTGCTCACTGGAGCAATTTATATTCGTATTGTTGA
- a CDS encoding DUF6061 family protein: protein MKTIFAEYNPRRNSIDVYTSAGYMLRIDCWEAEKYLKTTPGSDYALNALAIDEPLEYARLYLDGNMQIWVDAEDSLEIF, encoded by the coding sequence ATGAAAACAATATTTGCAGAATACAATCCCCGGCGAAACAGTATTGATGTTTATACAAGCGCTGGCTACATGCTCCGCATTGACTGCTGGGAAGCAGAAAAGTATTTAAAAACAACACCCGGTTCAGACTATGCATTGAACGCACTTGCCATTGATGAACCACTTGAATATGCAAGACTGTATCTTGATGGCAATATGCAAATATGGGTAGATGCTGAAGATTCTTTGGAAATCTTTTAA
- a CDS encoding RNA polymerase sigma factor, with amino-acid sequence MAEKDWAAILKEEDRIIANSDRRFRYHYYSLESMSEELTYQERSLYIQEDFALQLFAEDFIDTVQNEKLANGLRCLTHRQQYAIELAFWKGYQYKDIAVILGCSPAAVNARATGHLLIPHAE; translated from the coding sequence ATGGCCGAAAAAGATTGGGCTGCGATTCTTAAAGAGGAGGATCGTATTATTGCAAATTCAGACCGCCGTTTCCGCTACCATTATTACTCTCTGGAGAGTATGAGCGAGGAACTTACATATCAGGAGCGGTCATTGTATATCCAGGAGGACTTTGCCCTGCAACTGTTCGCAGAAGATTTCATTGATACTGTTCAAAATGAAAAACTGGCCAATGGTTTGCGCTGCCTGACGCACCGGCAGCAGTACGCGATTGAACTGGCCTTTTGGAAAGGGTATCAGTACAAGGATATTGCCGTTATTCTCGGCTGCTCCCCGGCGGCGGTCAATGCGAGAGCAACAGGCCATCTGTTAATTCCACACGCAGAATGA
- a CDS encoding helix-turn-helix domain-containing protein has translation MDYMTLKEASEIWGVTPRWINYYCSSGRILGAIKMGTIWLIPKNAEKPIDGRTKQGRKLKNAEDTLC, from the coding sequence ATGGACTATATGACGCTGAAAGAAGCAAGTGAAATATGGGGCGTAACGCCCCGCTGGATAAATTATTATTGTTCCTCTGGCCGTATTCTCGGAGCCATAAAAATGGGAACAATCTGGTTAATCCCGAAAAACGCGGAAAAGCCGATAGACGGTAGGACAAAACAAGGAAGGAAGCTAAAAAATGCAGAAGATACTTTATGTTGA
- the ltrA gene encoding group II intron reverse transcriptase/maturase has translation MKAENMDNNGCSQRDSAEHEGYAKVRRSFHSIWKERDSAQPELLEKILNKDNLNRAYKRVKASKGAPGIDGMTVEEIGAYLRENQKALIEGIIKGKYTPDPVRRVEIPKADGGVRKLGIPTVKDRIFQQAITQKLMPIYEPIFADCSFGYRPGRSAKDAIVKVKKYAEEGYRYAVVLDLSKYFDTINHERLLNILRENVKDERVIQWIKRYLKSGVMENGVVTKTEEGSPQGGNLSPLLANIYLNEFDHELQVRGVPLVRYADDIVLLARSERAARRLLESSTNYLEGKLKLTVNQDKSKVVSVFAIRHFKFLGFTLGKGKNGIFVRVHALAWKKMKSRLKTLSSRKGAQSIRPALDRIKVFMRGWLNYYGIADMKSKLEALNSWLYHRIRMCIWKQWKLPRTKRRNLIRLGIPEYFAHMTANSRRGYWFVSGRGAVSRALSKERLINSGFYDLAIAYQSMHVNY, from the coding sequence ATGAAAGCAGAAAACATGGATAATAATGGCTGTTCGCAGAGAGATAGTGCGGAACACGAAGGGTATGCGAAAGTGCGGAGGTCATTCCATTCGATATGGAAAGAAAGAGACAGTGCACAGCCGGAACTCTTGGAAAAGATACTGAATAAGGATAATCTTAACAGAGCTTATAAGAGGGTAAAGGCAAGCAAGGGGGCACCGGGAATTGACGGAATGACCGTCGAGGAAATCGGGGCATACCTTCGGGAAAATCAGAAAGCACTTATCGAGGGAATAATTAAGGGAAAATATACCCCTGATCCGGTAAGACGAGTTGAAATTCCAAAAGCAGATGGTGGAGTACGAAAGCTTGGTATTCCAACAGTCAAAGACCGCATTTTTCAACAAGCAATCACGCAGAAGTTAATGCCTATATATGAACCAATCTTTGCTGATTGTAGTTTCGGATATCGACCGGGACGCAGTGCGAAAGACGCTATTGTGAAGGTGAAGAAATATGCAGAGGAAGGTTACCGCTATGCAGTCGTATTAGACCTCTCAAAGTACTTCGATACGATTAACCATGAAAGATTACTGAACATCCTACGTGAGAACGTAAAAGATGAACGGGTAATCCAATGGATTAAGCGATATTTAAAGAGTGGTGTTATGGAAAACGGTGTAGTCACAAAAACAGAGGAAGGTTCGCCCCAAGGAGGAAACCTATCACCATTACTGGCAAATATCTACCTCAACGAGTTTGACCACGAGTTACAGGTCAGAGGTGTGCCTCTGGTTCGCTACGCTGATGATATTGTATTGTTGGCGAGAAGTGAGCGAGCCGCAAGGAGATTGCTGGAGAGCAGTACCAACTATCTTGAGGGGAAACTAAAACTCACAGTCAACCAAGATAAAAGTAAAGTGGTAAGTGTGTTTGCAATCCGCCATTTTAAATTTCTAGGCTTTACATTGGGAAAGGGCAAGAACGGTATCTTTGTTCGTGTCCATGCATTAGCCTGGAAGAAGATGAAGTCACGTCTGAAAACCCTCTCTTCCCGGAAGGGTGCACAGAGTATTCGACCGGCACTAGATAGAATCAAGGTGTTTATGCGAGGGTGGCTGAATTATTACGGAATTGCAGACATGAAGAGTAAACTCGAAGCCCTCAACTCGTGGCTATATCACAGAATTCGCATGTGCATTTGGAAACAATGGAAGTTGCCTAGAACGAAGAGAAGAAATCTTATTAGATTAGGCATTCCGGAATACTTTGCCCATATGACTGCCAACAGTCGAAGAGGATATTGGTTTGTGTCAGGCAGAGGAGCGGTTAGTAGAGCTTTATCAAAAGAAAGACTGATAAACAGTGGCTTTTATGATTTAGCCATTGCCTATCAGTCTATGCACGTCAACTATTGA
- a CDS encoding pyridoxamine 5'-phosphate oxidase family protein — translation MKEFSREAEQIMIDRFGKDTVIALATTVNETPYVRYVNAYYENGAFYVITHALSNKMKHIKDNPVVAIAGEWFTAHGNGVSLGYFGKKENCVIAEKLKKVFAEWIDNGHTDFNDENTIILRVELTDGLLLSH, via the coding sequence ATGAAAGAATTTAGTCGAGAAGCAGAACAGATTATGATTGATCGTTTTGGAAAAGATACAGTTATAGCATTGGCAACAACAGTAAATGAAACACCTTATGTGCGATACGTCAATGCCTATTACGAAAATGGGGCATTTTATGTCATTACCCATGCACTCTCAAATAAAATGAAACATATAAAAGATAACCCTGTTGTTGCAATCGCCGGCGAGTGGTTTACAGCACACGGGAATGGCGTCAGTCTGGGTTATTTCGGGAAAAAAGAAAACTGTGTGATTGCTGAAAAGCTGAAAAAAGTCTTTGCTGAATGGATTGATAACGGTCATACTGATTTTAACGATGAAAACACCATCATTCTGCGTGTGGAATTAACAGATGGCCTGTTGCTCTCGCATTGA
- a CDS encoding PcfB family protein produces MQEEMERKTVAISVKAGKLTADLLKKAITKALAEMEKSQKNPKIYRGKQSVKHLVRQGAGVSNIEVTDGNIKSFERVARKYGVDFALKKDTTSQPPRYLVFFKSKDADALTAAFAEYSGKVVKHQTQAKPSIRRQLVQLQEVVKKMAQSLSRNKQQEVAR; encoded by the coding sequence ATGCAGGAAGAAATGGAACGAAAGACCGTGGCAATCAGCGTCAAGGCGGGAAAGCTGACCGCTGATCTGCTGAAAAAGGCCATAACCAAAGCCCTGGCTGAAATGGAGAAAAGCCAGAAAAACCCGAAAATCTATCGGGGCAAACAGAGTGTGAAGCACCTTGTCCGGCAGGGCGCGGGTGTTTCCAATATCGAAGTGACCGACGGAAATATTAAGTCCTTTGAACGTGTGGCCCGGAAATACGGCGTGGATTTTGCACTGAAAAAGGACACAACAAGTCAGCCGCCCCGCTATCTGGTGTTCTTCAAGTCAAAGGACGCGGACGCGCTGACTGCTGCCTTTGCGGAATACTCCGGCAAGGTAGTCAAGCATCAGACCCAGGCCAAACCCTCCATTCGCCGCCAGCTTGTGCAGCTTCAGGAAGTCGTTAAAAAGATGGCGCAATCCCTGTCCAGGAATAAGCAACAGGAGGTGGCGCGATGA
- a CDS encoding response regulator transcription factor, with protein MQKILYVEDDLSLIDGLQYTLETSGYTVDNARTIKKALELFKQNAYDLLLLDVTLPDGTGFDICKEVRSNSTIPIIFLTASDQEISIVKGLDMGGDDYITKPFKLNELLSRIKALLRRSLQFSKAEAILEANGIRIDTAERLVWKNGEPIDLPLVEYKLLCLFMQNPNHLMPREMILDRMWDGNGNFVDDNTLSVYIRRLRNKIEDTPNAPQYLLTERGIGYKWVVE; from the coding sequence ATGCAGAAGATACTTTATGTTGAAGATGATTTAAGTCTGATTGATGGCTTGCAATATACTTTGGAAACCAGCGGATATACCGTGGATAATGCCCGGACTATAAAAAAGGCATTAGAACTATTCAAACAAAATGCTTACGATTTGTTACTTCTGGATGTTACACTACCAGATGGAACCGGCTTCGATATTTGTAAAGAGGTGCGTAGCAATTCAACTATCCCGATTATATTTTTAACTGCGTCCGATCAGGAAATCAGCATTGTTAAGGGCCTTGACATGGGCGGGGATGATTACATCACAAAGCCCTTCAAACTCAATGAGCTGCTTTCCAGAATTAAAGCACTTCTTCGGCGCTCTCTACAATTTTCTAAAGCAGAGGCAATCTTGGAGGCGAATGGTATTCGTATAGATACCGCCGAAAGGCTTGTTTGGAAAAATGGCGAGCCGATTGACCTGCCTCTGGTAGAATACAAACTTTTGTGCCTGTTCATGCAAAATCCTAATCATCTCATGCCACGGGAAATGATTTTAGACCGGATGTGGGATGGCAACGGGAATTTTGTAGATGATAATACTTTATCCGTTTATATCCGGCGGCTACGAAACAAAATTGAAGATACACCAAATGCGCCCCAATATCTGCTGACCGAACGGGGAATTGGATATAAGTGGGTTGTTGAGTGA
- a CDS encoding ABC transporter ATP-binding protein has protein sequence MNILEVQDLCKTYGTGETEVHALNHVSFSVRKGEFIAIVGESGSGKSTLLNVIGALDSATSGKVWIDGQDIFSMPEKKLTVFRRQHIGFIFQSFNLIPELNVEQNITFPLLLDYKKPNQKFVNELLQVLGLSERRKHLPSQLSGGQQQRVAIGRALVTRPALIMADEPTGNLDSKNSQEVLALLQTMSDRYQQTILMITHNKNHASAADRVFRMTDGVLKDLGVSSR, from the coding sequence ATGAATATTCTTGAAGTACAAGACCTGTGCAAGACCTATGGCACGGGTGAAACAGAAGTTCACGCTTTGAACCATGTATCATTTTCTGTCCGTAAAGGCGAGTTTATCGCCATTGTTGGAGAGTCGGGTTCCGGCAAAAGTACCCTGCTGAATGTGATCGGCGCTCTGGACAGCGCCACTTCCGGCAAGGTATGGATTGATGGACAGGATATTTTTTCGATGCCGGAGAAGAAATTGACTGTGTTCCGGCGGCAGCACATCGGATTTATTTTCCAGTCGTTTAATTTGATCCCGGAGCTGAATGTGGAGCAGAATATCACATTTCCGCTGCTGCTTGACTATAAAAAGCCAAATCAAAAGTTCGTCAACGAATTGTTACAGGTGCTTGGGTTGAGCGAGCGCCGAAAACACCTTCCCAGCCAGCTTTCTGGCGGCCAGCAGCAGCGTGTGGCGATTGGCCGGGCATTAGTCACACGCCCCGCCCTGATTATGGCAGATGAACCGACCGGAAATCTGGACAGCAAAAACAGTCAGGAAGTTTTGGCTTTGCTGCAAACCATGTCGGACAGGTATCAACAGACTATTTTGATGATTACCCACAACAAAAATCACGCCAGCGCAGCAGATCGTGTGTTCCGTATGACCGATGGCGTGTTAAAAGATTTGGGGGTGTCGTCGCGTTGA
- a CDS encoding sensor histidine kinase — translation MGKLGKETKTLLIAVTAICLVSFLFAGGIATLLAKNFQQELLLHDYGVAGHLMNNENELSISAFTSLPNENDIECGREALASIGYDETVSMRFLPAVQSYRNQAMLFVFLLLVFLFGAIYLSLFLYFRRQHKAFNNAENTIRQFLDGNTTSRIECSQAGDWYSLFHDINEMAAILSAHAENERQTKEFLQDIISDVSHQMKTPLSALKMYHEIMESHKDDAATVSSFTEKSQREIKRMEDVIYTLLKLARLDAGIIQMEKAPENLSVLMQDVLERFETWAEREHKTITLSGKKDVVLSCDALWVSEAIGNIVKNALEHTENGGHIGVKWSQSPLMTQIEISDDGKGIHPEDLYNIFKRFYRSRFSSDVHGIGLGLPLAKSIVEAHGGTISVTSSLDAGTTFTLNFLNLTDE, via the coding sequence ATGGGCAAATTAGGGAAAGAAACAAAGACACTGTTAATCGCTGTTACTGCTATCTGCCTCGTTTCCTTTCTCTTTGCAGGAGGGATTGCCACACTTCTGGCAAAAAATTTTCAGCAGGAATTATTGCTCCATGATTATGGTGTCGCGGGCCATTTGATGAACAATGAAAACGAGCTGTCAATCTCCGCTTTTACTTCGCTGCCAAACGAGAATGATATAGAATGTGGCAGGGAGGCTTTGGCTTCTATTGGATATGATGAAACAGTTTCCATGCGTTTTCTGCCCGCTGTCCAGTCATACCGAAATCAGGCGATGCTTTTCGTATTTCTGCTGTTGGTTTTCCTGTTCGGGGCAATCTACTTATCGCTGTTTCTCTATTTCCGCCGCCAGCACAAGGCTTTCAATAACGCCGAAAATACCATCCGCCAATTTCTTGATGGCAATACTACGTCGCGCATCGAATGTTCCCAGGCTGGGGACTGGTATAGTCTTTTTCATGACATAAATGAAATGGCGGCTATCCTCTCTGCTCATGCCGAGAACGAGCGACAGACCAAAGAATTTTTGCAGGACATTATTTCGGATGTATCACATCAGATGAAAACACCGCTGTCTGCCTTAAAAATGTACCATGAGATTATGGAGAGCCATAAAGATGATGCTGCAACCGTGAGCAGCTTCACCGAAAAATCTCAAAGAGAGATCAAGCGGATGGAAGATGTGATTTACACCTTACTAAAACTGGCGCGGCTGGACGCAGGAATTATCCAGATGGAAAAGGCACCGGAAAATCTTTCTGTTCTGATGCAGGATGTTCTGGAACGCTTTGAAACCTGGGCAGAACGGGAACATAAAACAATTACGCTTTCTGGCAAAAAAGATGTTGTTTTATCATGTGATGCTCTATGGGTATCGGAAGCTATCGGAAATATTGTGAAAAATGCTTTGGAGCATACAGAGAACGGCGGTCATATCGGAGTAAAGTGGAGCCAATCCCCCTTGATGACACAAATTGAAATTTCCGATGATGGAAAAGGAATACACCCGGAAGATCTGTATAATATTTTCAAACGGTTTTACCGCAGTCGTTTTTCTTCGGATGTTCACGGAATTGGTTTGGGGCTACCGTTGGCTAAATCTATTGTAGAGGCTCACGGCGGAACCATTTCCGTAACCAGCAGTTTAGACGCAGGAACCACTTTTACATTGAATTTTCTAAACCTTACAGATGAGTAA
- a CDS encoding ABC transporter permease: protein MKSYLGLVPQYEKVHRKNNRISVLCIVLSVLLVTAIFSMADMALRAQKNYFIKTNGEYHISLTDIDEQTAELVKARIDVALCGWTYQGTTGSIGSKAVSFAGANEDTFSTLTEMDMESGSYPTQPDEALLNQSSLEQLGLAVGDTVTVTVPDGSSWEYRITGVLADMGSLLKADVYGMVLTEDGFRQIADENAKDGTTFRVQFKDGVNIQAAIKEIKAQYGLSDSQVSENTALLGLMGQSENSTMQSLYIVAGFLVLLVLIAGAVMIAASFNTNVLERVQFYGLLRCLGASKVQVKHFVIFQGLRQSIKGVPIGLVAGQIITWCACLLLKSISGERFSEIPLFQFSVSGLIAGAVIGFLIVLLASLSPAKKASKVSPVTAISGSTQLTQNKRAANTKLFHIETSMGFFHALSGKKNVFLMTCSFAISIMMFLSFQVMVVFLKQGMPALSPSAADVSITMGNTPLDKSLVEQISETEGVDKVFGRMEMAGLSVSSDMGEGTVTLISYDDNQFRWAKEELNEGSIAPAMENTDRVLVTYQDGVNWNVGDTIVLHTSSGDKQVTIAGILSTATASTVNSAGSSGYMICSEQTFAALVGDLGYITIDVQFSSAGGDDTVSTIRNMIPSDSTVSDKRITNSESQSSYYTGAVFIYGFLIIIALITVFNIFNSMNASVASRTKQYGIMRSIGMGANQLYKMIAAEAFTYAALGCVVGCVLGLPLNKLMFQFLIADKWGTSWQIPVGSLLLIVFLCLASAAIAIRRPIRQISRMAIVNTIKLQQ, encoded by the coding sequence TTGAAAAGCTATCTTGGATTGGTGCCGCAGTATGAAAAGGTACACCGCAAGAACAATCGAATTTCGGTTCTCTGCATTGTCCTTTCGGTATTGCTGGTAACTGCTATTTTCAGTATGGCAGATATGGCGCTGCGCGCACAGAAAAATTATTTTATCAAGACGAATGGTGAATACCATATCAGCTTGACCGATATTGATGAACAGACGGCGGAACTTGTAAAAGCGCGGATAGATGTTGCCCTCTGCGGATGGACCTATCAGGGAACTACCGGCTCTATCGGCTCTAAAGCGGTCAGCTTCGCAGGTGCGAATGAGGATACCTTTTCCACTTTGACAGAAATGGATATGGAAAGCGGTTCATACCCTACCCAGCCCGATGAAGCATTATTGAACCAATCGTCTTTGGAACAGTTGGGCCTTGCGGTTGGTGACACCGTGACCGTTACAGTGCCGGATGGCTCCAGCTGGGAATACCGCATTACCGGCGTCCTTGCCGATATGGGAAGTTTGCTTAAAGCGGATGTATATGGCATGGTATTGACCGAGGACGGTTTTCGCCAAATTGCGGATGAAAATGCCAAAGACGGAACTACTTTCCGCGTTCAGTTCAAAGATGGCGTGAACATTCAGGCAGCCATAAAGGAAATAAAAGCACAATATGGCCTTTCAGACAGTCAGGTAAGCGAAAATACGGCGCTCCTTGGATTGATGGGACAGAGTGAGAACAGCACAATGCAGTCCCTATATATCGTTGCGGGTTTTCTTGTCCTTTTGGTGCTGATTGCCGGTGCAGTAATGATTGCCGCCAGCTTTAACACAAATGTTCTGGAACGGGTTCAGTTCTATGGCCTTTTGCGGTGCCTGGGGGCATCCAAAGTACAGGTAAAGCACTTCGTCATTTTTCAAGGGCTGCGCCAAAGTATAAAGGGTGTACCGATTGGGCTGGTCGCCGGACAGATCATTACATGGTGTGCCTGCCTTTTGCTGAAATCCATCAGCGGGGAACGCTTTTCAGAGATACCGCTTTTTCAGTTCAGTGTAAGCGGTCTGATTGCTGGTGCGGTGATCGGTTTTCTGATTGTACTGCTGGCATCCCTGTCCCCGGCGAAAAAGGCTTCTAAAGTATCGCCGGTAACTGCAATCAGCGGCAGTACACAGCTTACGCAGAACAAGAGGGCTGCAAATACAAAGCTGTTCCACATTGAAACCAGCATGGGATTTTTCCATGCACTATCCGGCAAAAAGAATGTATTCCTTATGACCTGCTCATTTGCTATCAGTATTATGATGTTCCTGTCGTTTCAGGTAATGGTAGTCTTTCTCAAACAGGGGATGCCTGCGCTCTCTCCATCGGCAGCGGATGTATCTATCACAATGGGAAATACACCGCTGGACAAGTCGCTGGTGGAACAGATCAGCGAAACGGAAGGTGTTGACAAAGTTTTTGGCCGTATGGAAATGGCTGGCCTTTCTGTCTCCTCTGATATGGGAGAAGGAACCGTCACACTCATTTCCTATGATGATAACCAATTCAGGTGGGCAAAAGAAGAATTGAATGAGGGCAGTATCGCGCCTGCTATGGAAAATACAGATCGTGTTCTGGTTACTTATCAGGATGGCGTAAACTGGAATGTTGGAGATACCATAGTCCTTCATACATCTTCCGGCGATAAGCAGGTAACGATTGCTGGAATACTGTCAACAGCTACGGCCAGCACAGTCAACAGCGCAGGCAGCAGCGGATATATGATTTGCTCGGAGCAGACATTTGCCGCTTTGGTTGGCGATTTGGGCTATATAACGATTGATGTTCAGTTTTCCTCTGCTGGTGGGGATGATACTGTTTCCACAATACGGAACATGATCCCATCCGACAGTACTGTTTCAGACAAGAGAATTACCAATTCCGAGTCCCAAAGCTCTTACTATACAGGCGCGGTATTTATTTATGGCTTCCTCATCATTATTGCACTTATCACAGTGTTTAACATTTTTAACAGCATGAACGCCAGTGTAGCGTCCAGAACAAAGCAGTACGGCATTATGCGTTCTATCGGAATGGGGGCAAATCAGCTTTATAAGATGATTGCAGCGGAAGCCTTTACCTATGCGGCACTTGGCTGTGTTGTTGGATGCGTTTTAGGGTTGCCGCTGAATAAGCTAATGTTCCAGTTCTTGATTGCAGATAAATGGGGAACTTCATGGCAAATTCCTGTGGGTTCACTTCTTCTAATCGTGTTCCTCTGCCTTGCATCTGCGGCGATTGCAATTAGACGCCCCATCCGGCAAATTAGCAGAATGGCAATCGTAAACACAATTAAGCTCCAGCAATAA
- a CDS encoding DUF7768 domain-containing protein, with protein sequence MKKPFAYISAAWSGQEFTDTDQAAVYCRKVYLAGFTPICPILYLPHFLNDTVPAEHKDGIDMARELLRRSHVLIVCGEEVDEAVKNDIAVAQRLGITATTLDGILKIRSQGHEEGC encoded by the coding sequence GTGAAAAAACCTTTTGCATATATTTCTGCCGCCTGGAGCGGCCAGGAATTTACCGACACCGACCAGGCAGCGGTTTATTGCCGCAAGGTTTATCTGGCCGGTTTTACCCCGATTTGCCCGATCCTGTATCTGCCGCATTTTCTGAATGATACAGTCCCCGCCGAACACAAGGACGGGATTGATATGGCGCGGGAACTGCTGCGTCGCAGCCATGTCCTGATTGTCTGCGGCGAGGAAGTGGACGAAGCCGTAAAAAATGATATTGCCGTAGCGCAGCGCCTCGGCATTACGGCCACCACATTGGACGGTATTCTGAAAATCAGGAGCCAGGGCCATGAGGAGGGCTGTTGA